In Nitrospirota bacterium, the DNA window TCTTGTAGAGTTCCTTTTTGTGTCGCTCCGGTCCGTCCTTCACGTACCAGTCGCGGTGGTAGGTCACGAGATAGTCATAGGCGCCGATCAGGAAGGAGCCGGAACCGCAGGCTGGGTCGAGGATGCGGAGTTTGGCGATCTGCTTGGGTGTCTTCTCTTCACAGAGTTTCCCCACGGTCTGCTTGACGATGTAGTCCACGATGTAGGCCGGCGTGTAATAGACGCCGCCGGCTTTCTTGACCTCCGGCTTCTCTTCGACCCTGGCCTGGTGCCCGGCCGTGAGGCGGATGACCTTGCCGAGGAACTGCTCATACACCTGCCCGAGAATCTCCGCCGGAAAGACGGAGAACTCGTAGGGGCTTTTCGGCGCATAGAGGCGGTCAATGATGTCTTTGAGGACCTTGTCGTCAACGATGAGGTCGAGCGTCAGCTCATCCGGCGCCTCGGCGCGGTCCGCTTCGCGCTGAAAGTGGAAGAGGCCGGAGTTGTACCGGTCGTCGGCTTGGCGGAACAGGTGCTTCAGCCGGGCGTAGGTGTGCTCGCCGTTCAGCAGCGCCTGGAGCTGTCCATAGTGCTCGGCGCCCCGGTCTTCGCAGATGCGCAGGAAGATGATCCGGTCAATGGTACGCTGGACGGCGAAGTTGAGGTCATGCACGGACAGCGCGCGATTCCGCAGGGCCAGGTTCTTGGCGAGCACGTCCCGCCACTGTTCGATCTCCGCCAGGAACTCGGCATCCACCGTGGCCGTGCCGCGTTTGCGGTCCGCCGCCGCGTATTTGTCGAAGGAGCCCTTGAGCACGGCGTCCTTGGAAAAAACGGACGCGATCTCCTCCCACCGGGTCTCATAGTCCCGATAGGTCAAATAGAGGCTGCGGTGCGCGCTGGGCTTGTCGGTCGAAGCCGGACGGGTCCGGCAGTCATAGACGACGAACTCTTCGAAATCGGTCAGGATGGACAGGGGGAGCTTGGCGGACCAGGCATAGCGCCGCAGTTGATAGGCCGGCGCCGGATCGTCTTTCAGATTGACGGCGGGATTTTTCGCTTCGACGAAGAACTTGCGCGTCCCGCCGATGCGAAAGCAGTAATCGGGCGCCTTCTCCACACCACCGATCTTGACCGCATCCTCGTGGGTCACCTCACGGTAGGCCGGCGCGTACCCTTGCCGGTTGGTGACATCCCATCCCAAGGCTTCAAAGAAGGGGTCCAGGTATTCCCGGCGCAGTTGCGTTTCATTCAGCCCATGCTCCCGGTACTCGTCCCGGTTGTGTCCGAACCGGGCGATGAGATCCAGGACTTGTTGCGGCGGACCTTGGGGCATGGACGGCCTCGCGGTGACCAGGGAACAGCGGCCTGCGGGAGTCTACGGAGCAGGGTCCGCCCTGTCAAGGTTGAGCGGGAACCCAGGGCAGGGTACAATGCACTTGCAGGCCGGAGGAGACAACCTGATGACGTCCCCGCGGGAGCTGGACGAGGTGCTGGCCCGGTACGTGGCCGATTTCGTGGCGCGGAACGCCGCGGCGCGAATCCTGAAGAAGGGCCTGGATGAGGTCGGGGTCGGCTTCTTTCCCCTCGCCGACCACATCACGTTCCGGACGGACGACATTGACCGCCGCGCGGAGGAGTTTCTCACGCTGGGCTACGCCTTCTCCGAGACGCTCCACTACGAGGACTGGTTCGCCAAGGTCTACCGCAAACCGGGCTACCCCGCCCTGTTCATTGACCAGGCCTACCCGGACGAGCGGGGCAAGACCAGCATCATTCCCGCCTGGGTCCGGCAGTTCGGCGACCGGACCCTGCATCACGTCGCCGTCCGGGTCGAAGACATCGAGCAGGCGATGGCCCGGCTGCAGCGGGCCGGCGTGCGGTTCGCCGGCTCGATCGTGGGCGCGCGCGGCGGCCCGCTGCGGCAGATCTTCACGGTGCCCGAGGAGGTCAACGGCGCCCCCTTCTCCGTCGTGGAGTTGGCCGAGCGGCGCGAAGGGTTTCTCGGCTTCTCCCCGCCCCAGGCCGACGGCCTCATGAAATCCACCGTCCGAAAAACCAGTGACAAGTGACGGGTGACGGGTGAGGGGGACGCGGGGACAGCGAGGCCCGCTGGATCCCTAGAGCAACGGGCGATCCGCGTCGCCCCTTCGCCGCGTCTCCGCGTCGGTCACTTTACGTTTCACGTCTCACGTTTCACGTCTCACGATTATTACCTCTCCATCGTTTCTGCTGTTGCCCCCATCGGTAAAGTTTGCTATGGTGAGGGCCGCGTTTCCGCCGGCCCGCTGAGCTGGCCCCCGCGCACCGAGGAGCCTGCATGGTCTGGAACCCGAAAGATCCCTGGAGCAAGCGGACCGACCCGCTCGAGGACGTGCTCCGCCAGGCCCAGGAACGGTGGGGCCCGCGGCTCCCCTCCGGCGGCGGGCTTCGCGGGGCGATCCTGGTCCTCGTCGCGATCTTGTTCATCTGGCAGGGCACCTTCATCGTGGCACCGGACGAGGAAGGCGTCGTCAAGCGGTTCGGCGACGTGGTCCGCACCGCCGGCCCCGGCCCTCACCTCAAGATCCCCTTCGTCGAGACCGTCGAACGGCCCAAGGTGGAAAAGCTGCACCGGCTGGAGATCGGGTTCCGCACCGACCGGCAGGGCCGCCAGCAGATGCTCCCCAAGGAGGCCCTCATGCTGACGGGGGACGAGAACATCCTGGCCGTGGAGTTCATCGTCCAGTACAAGATCAAGAGCGCGAGAGACTACCTGTTCAACGTGGACGAGATCGAGGAGACCATCCAGAAATCGGCCGAGGCCGCGATGCGCGAGGTCATCGGGAAGAGCAAGATCGACGAGGCTCTGACCACCGGGAAGGCGCAAATCCAGCAGGATACCCAGACCTTGCTCCAGGGCATTCTGGATTCGTACCAGGCCGGCGTGCAGATCGCCGCGGTCCAGTTGCAGGACGTGGACCCGCCGGAGGCGGTCGTGGCGGCCTTCAAGGACGTGGCCAGCGCGAAGGAAGACCGGGAGAAGCTGATCAACCAGTCCCAGGGCTACCGGAACGACATCATTCCCAAGGCCAAGGGGGAAGCCGCGCAAGTCGTGAACCAGGCCAAGGGCTACGCCCAGGCCCGCCTCACGAGAGCGCAGGGCGAGGCCAACCGGTTTCTCCGGACCCTGAAGGAGTACAACCAGGCCAAGGACATCATCAGCAAGCGCATCTACATCGAGACGATGGAAGAGGTCCTGCCGGGCATCGAGAAGGTCATCGTGGACGGCAAGGCCGGGGACCGGCTGCTTCCCTTCCTGCCTCTGGAGCGGCAGCGCCAGGGGGCCAAGGCGCCGGCTGCCTCCGCGGAGAAGAAGGACTCGCCGTGAAGCAGAACCTCCTGATCGGAATCGGCGTCGTCCTGATCCTCCTGGTCGTGCTGGGGGCGTCGCCCTTCTTCATCGTGGACGTCACCCAGACGGCCATCGTGGTCCAGCTCGGGAAACCGGTCCGCACGATCACGCAGCCGGGGCTCCAGTTCAAGGCCCCCTTCATCCAGGAGGTGACCTATTTCGACAAGCGGCTGCTGGACTACGACTCCTCGGCGCAGGACGTGATCACTCAGGACAAGAAGACGCTCCTCATCGACAACTTCGCCAAATGGCGGATCATCAATCCGCTGAAGGTCTACCAGGCCTTCCAGACCCAGCGCGGCGCCCTTCGGCGGCTGGACGACATCATCTACTCCGAGCTGCGCGTCGAGCTCGGCCGGCACGACCTCTCGGAGATCGTCTCCAAGACCCGCGCGCAGATCATGGCGGTGGTGACCGAGCGGGCCAACGAGAAGGCCAAGGCCTACGGGATCGAGATCCAGGACGTGCGGATCAAGCGGGCGGACCTGCCCGAGCAGAACGAGAAGGCGGTCTTCGCGCGGATGCAGGCGGAGCGGGAGCGGCAGGCCAAGCAGTACCGGGCCGAGGGAGCCGAGGAGGCCCAGAAGATCCGGTCCGACGCGGAGAAGGACCGGGAGATCATCCTGGCGGAAGCCTATAAGACGGCGGAGGAGCTGCGGGGGGACGGGGACGCCAAGGCCTTCAAGATCTACGCGGAGGCCTACCGGCAGGACCCGAAGTTCTTCGAATTCACGCGCTCGATGGAAGCCTACAAGAAGACCTTCAGCACCAACTCGACGATCGTGATCAGCCCCGATTCCGAGTTCTTCAAGTACCTCAAGCAGCGCTGATTCCAAAACGATGAATGCGGAACGCAGAATGCTGCACTGACAGCACTCCCCCGTTCAGCGTTCATCTCACGAGAGTCCCACGATCTCTCCCGTCTCCGGGTCCAGGTCAATCCGTTCCCCGGACGGCACCCTGGGCAGCCCCGGCATGAGTTGAATCCCGGAGCAGACCGCGGTCAGGAAGCCGGCCCCGGCCAGGATGCGCAGCTCCCGGATCGGCAAGGTGAAGCCGGAGGGCCGGCCCTTGAGCGCCGGATCGTGAGACAGCGACAGGGGGGTCTTGGCCATGCAGACGGGAAAGCGGCCGAATCCCAGCTTCTCGGCCGTTTCGATCTGAGCCCGGGCCGACCCCTCGTACGCCACGCCGGCGGCCCCGTAGATCCGCCTGGCCACCGTCTCGATCTTCTGCGTGATCGGTGCCTCGTCGGGATAGAGCGGGGCATAGGTCGAAGGCTGCCGGCAGGCTTCGACCACCGCCCTGGCCAGTTCTTCCGCCCCCTTGCCCCCGTCCGCCCAGTGGGTGGACACGGCCGCGCGGGCGGCGCCAGCCGACAAGGCCCAGGTCCGCACGTATTCCAGCTCCTCCGCCGGGTCGCCCTTGAAGACGTTGATCGCCACCACCGCGGGAATTCCGAAAGCCTTCACGTTGGCGATGTGCTGCTCGAGGTTGGCGAGCCCCCTGGTCAGCGCCCCCCGGTTCGGGCCGGTCAAGCCGGGCGGGAGCGGCGACCCGGCCTTCACGACGCCGCCTCCCCCGTGGAGCTTCAAGGCCCGCAGCGTGGCCACGACCACCGCGGCGTCGGGGCGGAAGCCCGACGCGCGACACTTGATGTGGAAGAACTTTTCCGCGCCGAGGTCGCTGCCGAACCCGGCCTCGGTCACGGCATAGTCCGCGGTGCGAAGGGCGATCGCGTCGGCCAGGATCGAGCAGTTCCCGTGGGCGATGTTGCCGAAGGGGCCGGTGTGGACCAGGGCCGGCGTGCCCTCGAGAGTCTGGACTAGGTTGGGACAGAGGGCGTCCTTGAGCAGGGCCGCCATGGCGCCGGCGCATCTCAATTCTTCCGCATGTACGGCTTTTCCGTCCCTGGCCAGCCCGACTAGGATCCGGCCCAGCCGCTTCCGCAAGTCGGAGAGACCGGAGGCGAGGGCCAGGATCGCCATCACTTCCGAGGCCTCGGTGAGAACGAACTCCCCCGGCCGGTCCGCCTTGCCCTCCGAGCCGCGCAGGAGCACCCGGCGGAGCGCCCGGTCGCTCACCCCCATGACCCGCGGCCAGGCGATCCGAGCCGGATCCAGATTCAGGCTGTTCCCGTGGAACAGATGATTGTCCAGAAAGGCCGAGAGGAGGTTGTGGGCGGCCCCTGTCGCGTGGGCGTCGCCGGTCAGGTGGAGGTTGATGTCCTCCATCGGCACGACCTGTGCCCGTCCTCCTCCCGCGCCTCCCCCCTTCACCCCGAACACCGGCCCCAACGAGGGCTGGCGCAGCGTGACGACGGCCTTATGCCCCAACCGGCAGAGCGCCATCGCCAGACCGATGGAGGTCGTGGTCTTCCCCTCCCCGAGCGGCGTCGGATTGATGGCGGTGACGAGGACGTACCGGCCCAGCGGACGGCCGGCGAGGCGCCCGAGGACCGACAGGGACACCTTGGCCTTCCAGCGACCGTAGGGGATGATCTCGTCTTCACGGAGCCCGATGTCCTGGGCAACCTGTTGGATGGCGCGCGGCTTCACTGACCGGACAATGGCGAGATCGCTCACCTTGCTCTTCTCCCTCCCCCGTTCACGCTCTCCCCGGTCGAGGCGAAGCGGAGTATAGCACACCGGCTTGCAGGCGCCAGCGGACCGGAAGCAGAGCGGCCCGACGAGGGGAAATCGGCGAGCTGGGACAAGCCCGAGCGGGGAGCTTTCTCGAAAAGAGCGGGAACGGATTCGGAGCGGAGGGGACCGGTCAGTTGAGGATGTACCGGTGGGGATTCACGGGGCGGCTGTTGAACTTCACCATGTAGTGGAGGTGCGGGCCTGTGGACATGCCAGTGCTTCCCACCAACCCGATGAGGTCTCCGCGCTTCACCCGATGGCCGGTCTTGACCAGGACCTTGGCCAGGTGTCCGTATTGAGTTTCGACCCCGTACTGATGGTCAATGGCCACCATGTTGCCCATTTTGTTGTCAAAGCCGGTGGCCACCACCAGTCCACCAGCCGGGGCATACACCGGAGCGTTGGGCGGCGCGCCGATGTCCAACCCGTCGTGCATGGCCGGCTGGCCCGTGAACGGCGAGATTCTGACGCCGAACCCCGAGGTCACCCAGCCTTTCACCGGCCAGACGGAAGGGGTCGAGGCCCACCGGACGGTCCGCTCCCTGGCGACTTCAGACAGCTCTTCCAGGGACCGTTCCTGGGTCAAGGCCTCCCGTTCCAACCAGGCGATTCTCCGCCGCACCTGGGTGGCAAGGTCTATGTCCGGGGTCTGGTTTTCACCCGACAGTTGAAGCTCCGTCCGTCGGTTGGGCTCGGCCGGAGGCCCCCCGTCCGTTCCACCCACCCCCTCGCCGTTCAGAGGCGTTTCCTCTCCGCCCTGCCCGTTCAAATAGTCTTCCGGCTTGAGCGTCTCGATTCCCAGCATAACCCGGAGCTTTTCGTTCACTTCTTTCATGGCCAGGACCCGGCGTCGCAGATCCTCCAGGGCGGTCGCGAAGGAGCTCGTCTGCTCACGGGCGGTCACCAGCTCTTGGCGGATCGTCTGCAACTCCCACACTTCCCCCGTCTGGATCACATACTGGGCCATGAAGCCCAACTGGGCCAAGACCAACAGCATCCCGATCACGACCGCTTTGCGGACGATCGCTTTGGGAAGACTGAACCGGAGGGGACTGACCGTCGGCCCCCGAAAGATCACGATGGTGTAGGCGTCGCGTTCCCGGTCCATATCCGGCTCTCCTTAAAAAGGCCCCTGACCAGCGGGGGTTAGTCTACTGAACCCCCCTTCAAACGGTCAAGAATTATTCGCGTTCGCCAATTCCCTCAATTTTTCTTCGGCTTGCCGGTCATTTCGCTGATCCAGTCCAGGTAGTTGCCGGCCCCTTTTGCGAGTGGAACCGCGATGATCTCCGGTACCGAATAACTATGCAGGCTCTTCACGGCCTTTTCCAGTTGATCAAACAGCTCCATACGGGACTTCAGGATGAGCAAGGCTTCCTGCTCCTCGGCGACCTTCCCCTCCCACCGAAATACCGAGCGAATCCGAGGGATCACGTTGGCACAGGCAACCAGTTCTCCCTCGACCAGCTTTCGCCCGATCGTGACGGCCTCTTCCTCTGACGAGGCGGTAACGAATACGATGATCTGATCGGTCGCGTCAGCCATCCACAGGCTTCTCTATCGGAAGAAACTGAGCAACTTTTATGCTCGCGCTTCCCAAATTTCGCAATAACTTTCAGGAAAATCAACTCGTTACGTTGATTTATTGTGGCTGACTCCCCCCTCCACGAGGGAGTCTGTTCCATCCTGATTGGCTCATTTTCCGTCCCCTTCGTGCAAATTCTGCCTACCAGCCCGCCTGGATCGGTCCCTCTGGTCCGTCCGTTGACAGGCTCTGAAAGCGGGGCTTATCATACAGACGACCACCCGCATACAGGATACAGACGGAGGCACGGACATGGGCTTCACCATCACTCCCCATGAGTTGAAGGATCGTTTAGATAAAGGCGAGACGTTATGCCTGCTGGATGTGCGCGAGCCGTGGGAAAACTCTCTGGCGAAGATCGCGGGATCGGTCCTGATCCCGCTGGGCACGCTCCCGCAATCGCTGGATAGACTGGACCGGGAGGCCGAGATCATCGCCTATTGCCACCACGGGATGAGGAGCGCCGACGCAACGGGGTTCCTGCTCCAGCAGGGCTTCAAGAACGTCAAAAACCTGGTCGGAGGGATTGACGCCTGGTCGCTGCAAGTCGACCCAAGCGTCCCGCGGTACCGCTGATCCATCCAATAAACGCCCTTTCGATTCGTGAGTCTCCGGCTGGGACCGTTCACGTTCCCAGCCCGCGGAAATATTCCACGGTCCGGGCCAGGCCTTCCCGAAGCAGGACCCGGGGTTCCCATCCAAGTTCCCGCCGCAGTTTGCTGGAGTCCACGGAGCTGCGCAGCTGCTCTCCCTTTTTCGCCGGCCCGTGGAGCTCTTTGCAGCCCGGGTTGGTCAGATCCGCGACCAGCCGGAACAGATCGTTGATCGAGGTCTCTTCCCCCGTGCCCACATTGTAGGTCCCCTGGACATCCTTTCCTATCGCCGCCAAGTAGGCTTCGACCACGTCGTCCACGTAGACGAAATCCCGGGTCTGCCGGCCGTTTCCATTGATCACCGGCTGCTCACCGGCCAGGATCTTTTGGGCAAAGATCGCGACCACGCCGGCCTCCCCGTGCGGATCCTGGCGCGGCCCGTAGACATTTCCCAGGCGGAGGCTCACGGCTTGGATCCCGCTGAGTTGCTGGTAATAGGTCAGGTAATACTCGCCGGCGAGCTTACTGATCCCGTAGGGTGAGAATGGTTTCGTCGGATGGGTTTCCGGGGCCGGATAGACCTCCTGTTCTCCGTAAATGGCTCCGCCGGAAGAGGTGAAGACGGCCTTCCGCACCCCGTGCTGGACGGCCTGTTCGAGCACGTTGATCGTGCCGAGGACATTTACCTGCGCATCGAAAATCGGATCCTCGACCGACCGGCGGACGTTCATCTGGGCGGCCAGATGCATCAACATCGCCGGACGCTCCTTCCGGAATACCCGCTCCAGACGACTGCCCTGGATGTCCAGCTTGTAGAAGCGGGCGGCCCGGTTCAGGTTTCGCCGCTTGCCGGTCGAGAGGTTGTCCACCACCGCCACCTCGTGGCCCTCCTGGATCAGGCGGTCCACAAGGTGAGAGCCGATGAACCCGGCTCCCCCGGTCACCACGATCTTCATGCCATCCCTATCGCCATTCCCAACGCCACCGAAGAGCCCAGCCGATCGTTATCCGTCTGCACGCTACGTTGCTCTGGCCGAGTCCTCCGTCATGCGTCTGAGTCCGACCAGCACTTCCCGGTTGCCCTTCTGCCCCGGCACGGGGGAGTCCAGGACCCCGACCTGCGTCAAGGCCAGGCCGTCCGCACAGGCCAGGACCTTCTCGGCCGCCGCGCGGCGCAGCCGCTCGTCACGGACGATGCCGCCCTTGCCCACCAGTCCTCGGCCGACCTCGAACTGGGGCTTCACGAGGGCGATCACCCAGGCCGGATCGCCGAGAAACGGCGTCACGCAGGGCAGCACCAGCGTGAGCGAAATGAACGAGACGTCGATGACCGCCAGATCGATCGGCTCCGGCACGGCGGACCGCTCCAGGTAGCGGATGTTGCGCCGCTCCAGGACCGTGACCCGGGAATCCTGCCGCAGCCGCCAGTCCAACTGCCCGTATCCCACGTCCACCGCGTAGACCCGGCGCGCCCCCCGCTGCAGGAGACAATCGGTAAACCCGCCGGTGGAGGCGCCGACGTCCATCGCGACGAGGCCGGTCGGATCGATTCCGAACGCATCCAGCGCCGCCGCCAGCTTCCCCCCGCCGCGGCTCACGAACGGCGAGGCCCGGTGTGCGACCTCGATCCTGGCGTCGGCCGACACGAGCTTCGCCTGCTTGTCCACCGGGACGCCGTCCACCGTCACCGACCCGGCAAGGATCAATCGTGCCGCTTGCTCGCGGCTCGGCACCAGCCCGCGTACGACCAGCGCGCGATCCAATCGTTCGCGGGCCGGAGACGCCTTGCGGACCATAGTGGGTCGGGAAAGGCCGGACGAGCGGGCGCCCGTGGAGCCGCGCCGACTCGGCAGGCAGGTCAGGTGGACGGGGACGAATCGCCGGACTCTTCGTCGTCAATCGTAAAGGCACGGAGCCGCTTTTTGCCGTCCTTGTCTTGAATCAGCACCTCGACCTTCCGTTCCGCATCATCGAGCATCTTCAAGCAGGTCTTGGACAGTTTGACGCCTTCTTCGAAAATCTTCAGCGATTCGTCGAGCGACAGATCGCCTTTCTCCAGCTCCGCCACGATGGTCTCGAGCCGGGCCATGGCATCTTCAAACTTGATCGCAGCCACACGGACCTCCTCGTGAACGGCGCGCGCCGGCGAATCGGCGGACGCTATTATACCCTCACGGCCTCCGGGGTCAAGCGCTCAACGATCGGGCAGGACCTTGCGGACCGCGCAGAGCAACTGGCCCTCCGCGAGTCTCGCGCGCACCTCGTCCCCGATCGAGACGTCGGTCGCCCGCCGGACCACCCGGCCGTCCGGAACGGTCTGCACGATCCCGTAGCCGCGGGCCAGGATCGCCAGCGGACTCAGCCCGTCCAAGGCCAGGGCCAACGAACGCACCGCCTGGTGCCGGAGGGCCAGCGTGCCCGCCACGCTCCGCTCCGTGCGCTTCAACAGCTGCGGCACCAGCAGGAGCGCGCCTCGGATTCTGGCCAGCGGACTCGCCAGGCCCAACTCATGCCGGGATGCCACGAGCCGTTGCCGGAGTCCCAGAAGCGAATCCTGCACCGCATGCAAGAACCGGCCGGTGGCGTCGTCCAGCCGCTGCGCATGACGCTGGAGCGGCAGCACCCGGACCGAGAGGGTCCCTTCGCAAGCCTCGACCCGATGCCGGGCCAGGGTCAGCCACAGACGCATCGCCCGCTCCCGCCGCGAGCGGAGGTCCTCCAGGGTCTGGAACAATTCTTCCCGCACCGGCACCACCGCCTCCGCCGCAGCCGAAGGGGTCGGCGCCCGGTAGTCCGCCGCGAAATCGGCCAACGTGTAGTCGATCTCGTGCCCCACGGCGGACACCACGGGAACGAGCGAGGAGGCGATCGCCCGGACGACCGCCTCCTCGTTGAAGCACCAGAGATCCTCCCACGACCCGCCGCCCCGCCCGACGATCATCACGTCCACGAGACCGGAGGCGCCCAGCGTGCGGATCGCCTCCGCGATCCGCGGCGCCGCGTCGGCCCCCTGGACCGGAACGGGACAGATCACGACGCCCAGGGAGGGGCAGCGGCGCGCGAGCACGGCCAGCAAGTCCCGGACGGCGGCGCCGGTCGGAGAGGTCACCAGCCCCACCCGACGCGGCAGGAAAGGCAGCGGCCGCTTGCGGGCCTCGTCGAAGAGCCCCTCGCGCGCCAGCCTCTCCTTGAGTTGCTCGAACGCCAGTTGCAGGGCGCCGACGCCCTTGGGCTCCAGATAGTCCAGGATGACCTGGTACTCCCCGCGGGGCTCGTACACGGTGAGGCGGCCGCGCACGATGACCTGGAGACCTTCCCGGAGCGCGAAGCGGAGGCGCTGCGCGCCGGTCCGGAACAGGACCGCCCGGAGCTGACTGTCGGAGTCCTTCAGGGTGAAATAGAGGTGCCCGGAGGAGGGAGTCCGGAGGTTGGACACCTCGCCCTCGATCCAGACGTCGGGGAACTCCTGCTCGAGCCGGTCACGAACCAGCGCGGTGAGTTCGCTGACCGTGAGAATCCGCTTCGGCTGAGCGCCCGCGCCCATGCGGATACGATCACCTGCGACGCAAGCAGGCGGACGGGAGACTCCATCGCATGCGCCTGCCGATCATTCCGGGATCCGAAGCCGCTGGATGCTGACGGCCTTCCCGATCGCCCCGTCCAGCTCGATCAACGCCGCGCTGAAGACGGCCGGCCCGGAGGCGACCTCGAAGCGGCGCGGCATCTGCGTCAGGAACTTCTCGATGGCGAGCTCTTTCCTGATGCCGATCACGGAGTGGACCGGACCGGTCATGCCGATGTCCGTCAGGTAGGCGGTCCCCTTCGGCAGGATCTGCTCGTCGGCGGTCTGGACGTGGGTGTGCGTGCCGACCACCGCCGTCACGTCCCCGTCCAGAAAATGGCCCATCGCCATCTTCTCGGAAGTCGCCTCCGCGTGCATGTCCACGATGATCGCCCGCGTCTCAGCCTTGAGCTTCGCCACTTCCCGCCTGGCCGCCTGGAACGGGCAGTCCAGGGACGGCATGTACACCCGCCCCATCAGCTGCAGCACCGCGAGCCGCTCCCCGCCGGCCGTCTCCACCACCAGGCTCCCGCGTCCCGGGGCCCCGTCGGGATAGTTCGCCGGCCGCAGCAGCCTCGGCTCCCGCCCGATGAACTCCACAATCTCCTTCTTGTCCCACGCGTGGTTGCCGGTGGTGATCACCGAGAGCCCCAGATCGAACAGCTCACCGGCCAGCTCGGGAGTGATCCCGAACCCGCCGGCCACGTTCTCCCCGTTGCCGACGACCAGGTCGACGCCGTGCTGCGCGACGACCCTGGGAAGCGTGCGCGCGATCGCCCGCCGGCCCGGCTCCCCCACGATGTCGCCGATGAACAGAACTTTCATGGCTTCGCCCA includes these proteins:
- a CDS encoding VOC family protein; the protein is MTSPRELDEVLARYVADFVARNAAARILKKGLDEVGVGFFPLADHITFRTDDIDRRAEEFLTLGYAFSETLHYEDWFAKVYRKPGYPALFIDQAYPDERGKTSIIPAWVRQFGDRTLHHVAVRVEDIEQAMARLQRAGVRFAGSIVGARGGPLRQIFTVPEEVNGAPFSVVELAERREGFLGFSPPQADGLMKSTVRKTSDK
- the hflK gene encoding FtsH protease activity modulator HflK — translated: MVWNPKDPWSKRTDPLEDVLRQAQERWGPRLPSGGGLRGAILVLVAILFIWQGTFIVAPDEEGVVKRFGDVVRTAGPGPHLKIPFVETVERPKVEKLHRLEIGFRTDRQGRQQMLPKEALMLTGDENILAVEFIVQYKIKSARDYLFNVDEIEETIQKSAEAAMREVIGKSKIDEALTTGKAQIQQDTQTLLQGILDSYQAGVQIAAVQLQDVDPPEAVVAAFKDVASAKEDREKLINQSQGYRNDIIPKAKGEAAQVVNQAKGYAQARLTRAQGEANRFLRTLKEYNQAKDIISKRIYIETMEEVLPGIEKVIVDGKAGDRLLPFLPLERQRQGAKAPAASAEKKDSP
- the hflC gene encoding protease modulator HflC; this encodes MKQNLLIGIGVVLILLVVLGASPFFIVDVTQTAIVVQLGKPVRTITQPGLQFKAPFIQEVTYFDKRLLDYDSSAQDVITQDKKTLLIDNFAKWRIINPLKVYQAFQTQRGALRRLDDIIYSELRVELGRHDLSEIVSKTRAQIMAVVTERANEKAKAYGIEIQDVRIKRADLPEQNEKAVFARMQAERERQAKQYRAEGAEEAQKIRSDAEKDREIILAEAYKTAEELRGDGDAKAFKIYAEAYRQDPKFFEFTRSMEAYKKTFSTNSTIVISPDSEFFKYLKQR
- a CDS encoding formate--tetrahydrofolate ligase, which gives rise to MSDLAIVRSVKPRAIQQVAQDIGLREDEIIPYGRWKAKVSLSVLGRLAGRPLGRYVLVTAINPTPLGEGKTTTSIGLAMALCRLGHKAVVTLRQPSLGPVFGVKGGGAGGGRAQVVPMEDINLHLTGDAHATGAAHNLLSAFLDNHLFHGNSLNLDPARIAWPRVMGVSDRALRRVLLRGSEGKADRPGEFVLTEASEVMAILALASGLSDLRKRLGRILVGLARDGKAVHAEELRCAGAMAALLKDALCPNLVQTLEGTPALVHTGPFGNIAHGNCSILADAIALRTADYAVTEAGFGSDLGAEKFFHIKCRASGFRPDAAVVVATLRALKLHGGGGVVKAGSPLPPGLTGPNRGALTRGLANLEQHIANVKAFGIPAVVAINVFKGDPAEELEYVRTWALSAGAARAAVSTHWADGGKGAEELARAVVEACRQPSTYAPLYPDEAPITQKIETVARRIYGAAGVAYEGSARAQIETAEKLGFGRFPVCMAKTPLSLSHDPALKGRPSGFTLPIRELRILAGAGFLTAVCSGIQLMPGLPRVPSGERIDLDPETGEIVGLS
- a CDS encoding M23 family metallopeptidase: MDRERDAYTIVIFRGPTVSPLRFSLPKAIVRKAVVIGMLLVLAQLGFMAQYVIQTGEVWELQTIRQELVTAREQTSSFATALEDLRRRVLAMKEVNEKLRVMLGIETLKPEDYLNGQGGEETPLNGEGVGGTDGGPPAEPNRRTELQLSGENQTPDIDLATQVRRRIAWLEREALTQERSLEELSEVARERTVRWASTPSVWPVKGWVTSGFGVRISPFTGQPAMHDGLDIGAPPNAPVYAPAGGLVVATGFDNKMGNMVAIDHQYGVETQYGHLAKVLVKTGHRVKRGDLIGLVGSTGMSTGPHLHYMVKFNSRPVNPHRYILN
- the cutA gene encoding divalent-cation tolerance protein CutA, coding for MADATDQIIVFVTASSEEEAVTIGRKLVEGELVACANVIPRIRSVFRWEGKVAEEQEALLILKSRMELFDQLEKAVKSLHSYSVPEIIAVPLAKGAGNYLDWISEMTGKPKKN
- a CDS encoding rhodanese-like domain-containing protein, whose amino-acid sequence is MGFTITPHELKDRLDKGETLCLLDVREPWENSLAKIAGSVLIPLGTLPQSLDRLDREAEIIAYCHHGMRSADATGFLLQQGFKNVKNLVGGIDAWSLQVDPSVPRYR
- a CDS encoding NAD-dependent epimerase/dehydratase family protein, with protein sequence MKIVVTGGAGFIGSHLVDRLIQEGHEVAVVDNLSTGKRRNLNRAARFYKLDIQGSRLERVFRKERPAMLMHLAAQMNVRRSVEDPIFDAQVNVLGTINVLEQAVQHGVRKAVFTSSGGAIYGEQEVYPAPETHPTKPFSPYGISKLAGEYYLTYYQQLSGIQAVSLRLGNVYGPRQDPHGEAGVVAIFAQKILAGEQPVINGNGRQTRDFVYVDDVVEAYLAAIGKDVQGTYNVGTGEETSINDLFRLVADLTNPGCKELHGPAKKGEQLRSSVDSSKLRRELGWEPRVLLREGLARTVEYFRGLGT
- a CDS encoding TlyA family RNA methyltransferase; this translates as MVRKASPARERLDRALVVRGLVPSREQAARLILAGSVTVDGVPVDKQAKLVSADARIEVAHRASPFVSRGGGKLAAALDAFGIDPTGLVAMDVGASTGGFTDCLLQRGARRVYAVDVGYGQLDWRLRQDSRVTVLERRNIRYLERSAVPEPIDLAVIDVSFISLTLVLPCVTPFLGDPAWVIALVKPQFEVGRGLVGKGGIVRDERLRRAAAEKVLACADGLALTQVGVLDSPVPGQKGNREVLVGLRRMTEDSARAT
- the xseB gene encoding exodeoxyribonuclease VII small subunit, with the protein product MAAIKFEDAMARLETIVAELEKGDLSLDESLKIFEEGVKLSKTCLKMLDDAERKVEVLIQDKDGKKRLRAFTIDDEESGDSSPST